The region ATCGCCACTTGATGAGTGTAAACTATGTTAACATTATCGCTGAGTCGATGGAGTCCCATAGGATAAATCATCAATCAGTCCTGCCAGTATTCCCAATTATACAGCATCAAACTAGAGTTGTTTAAAGTGTATCCGACCTTTTATCCATTTCGAGCGAGGCCTAGCGAAATTTTTTGCAAACGTCatcagaatattgtgcacgtTCTATCGAAGATTTGCCTGTTTATCTCATTCACACTTAATTAAGGCAAACGCAGTTGAGTAGACAGATATTCGAACTAGATTTTTTacgtatttctttttaaatggTTCGATGCTAATATCGTTGTTCGGATGAAGCAAACGTATTTTTCTCATAAAGCTGTAGTTTCTTGTTTCCGTATCCATCACCATTTGAATTCTATTACTTAAAGACGCAGTTGTAATTCATGTTTTTAAAAGCCTAACGCACGCTACACAGGGAAATATGGAAACAGGAgacggaaacatgtttccgagcgTTTCACAAGAGACAAGAAATATGGTTTTGGGAACAAACATTTAcgagatcaaacatgtttgtttccgtgtttccATGCATTGGTAACAACtaaaaagtattttcatttttatctccAAATTAGAggcaatttgaaatttgatccATCGTCGGGTTTGGGGCTAATACTATTTTGGCCCGGGGTATTTACGAGGAAACACTCACTGATGTGGATAGGTTTTGTCAGTGTCTGCGTTCGTGTTCTTCACGTCATTCTTCACCGCGGCAAATTGGAAAATACTGATGATATTCATCGAAAAGTCATAACATCTGATATATCTGATAACCATCTGTTCATTTCACAATATACTCCATCAGAAAGCATCATTGATCTATATGTTTATTGAAGTAGTTTCCCGGAGGATGTTACGATGATTTTCATCCTGTCGTCGTCATTCCCTCCAGGATTGGGTCGATCAAAGGAAAAAATGTgtcgatatatttttttcagctTTTGAAACCGCTATAAAAGAGACTTTTAGAccgaaatcaaattatatatcGGGATGGGCATGTATCCTCTTCAAGAAGTTCATTACTATTTGGACAGTGATTGTCAGTGATTGAGGCGaagttctttttcttcttaatCATTTTCTGTAAAGCCGGAAGGAATGCCGATTTGACGTTCATTATCAACCGGTGTCGAACGCGTTTCATTTTACGGGCGAAAGTCCATTGATTTGAAACGTAGCGAATTTGAACTGTTGATTATCCGAAATGAGGAGACCGATTGGATTTTGTCTCCGCGGGGCGGTGCAGAGACATCGGGCTACTTCGAACATGCCTAGCAGCGCGGATAGAAATATGGCGCGCTTTCAAAAAATGTGATCAGcaatattgaatattattgCCTTATGGATTGAAGATGTTCATCTTTGTACCGAGGAATCAAAGTCTTCATtcgttatatatttcagatgaagGGAAGAAATTCGATACGAAGCAAGCGCCGCGCAAAATCCGTCAAGCGTTCGAGCAACCGAAAAGTCTGGCAGTAGAAGTCATGTCGAGTCGTCATGTCGTCTCCATCAACGTCGACGGCACGACCGTAAgttcaaacatttcaatttgCGAACCTTTCGTTCGAAAACACTTCGATTTCGCACTCAAAAACGTCCGATTCCTTCGCGAacgaaatgattgaaaattccGACCGCGTTTCTTCGCGTCGATCGAAACAAGTCGTAATGAATTCGAATCCGGAGACTAAACGCAGCGTTTTCATATTTGTGACATTTCAGGTCGTTGAAGACGCCGAACGGAATACAAATCGCGGTGTACACGTCCTTGTACTCAATCAAGCCACTGTAAGTAATAACTTGAGGCTGAAAGATGCCGTTATTGTGTCGCAATAAGCTGTATTTCCTTCGCTGAAGTGACTGAGCGAAGTCGCATTACACATTAACCCACTAATAGAAATTGACAATTTTCGGTTGAGATGTGGTCAGTGCGTATCAGTCATTGACAAGAATAATTGATACATACCCGACCAGGGTGGCTACTGatctggaaatcagggaaaactgaGGGAATCAGAACAATCTAGAAAATATCAaggaaaactcggggaatttgacaaattttgtgGAAAAAAACTGGAAACCTCAGTGAATTTGAATAGGCCATTGATCCGTGAATGGTGAATAAATTGTAGCATTTTAAACGAAGAAATTTCTCCATTCACCTGGCGAATCACTCCTGGCGAAATTTTGTGTTATTACATTTAGCTGgcacatggaaaaatcagggagaaCTCACGGATTTTGTGAATGGGTGGAAAGTGGCTGCCGTGCTGAGatagatttgaatattaataTGTGCCCTGAGAGACCACTCTTATgaaaatttacaacaaaaacatttctatttttttctctcGGAAGTATCGGCACTTTTTCATTGCGTTTCGCTATCTATTTCAGGGTAGTGTGATGGCTCAGCGCGTATTCGATACTTACTCTGCCCACGAAGACGACGCGATGATCTTGTTCTTAAATATGATCTCCGACGGACGCatacttattttttccattAAGGTAAAACTGTCGAGATACGCCGGCCCGTCGTGCGACGCATTAGTTCCACCGAGTCCTCTGTAAACACCAAACGCCGTTTTACAATGTTAGATTATGGCGCGTAGTACCGGAGATCAATAGCGTTTCTTGTCAATCCGCGATTGACTGCGATATGTCAACACATAAACACTCAAACTGCATCGCTGTCCAACGTTTGGAATTACTGAATTcggctgaaaaaaaaaactgcaaaCAAAAGAGATTCTGAGAAAATCCTTTCCTTTTATTTTTTCCCTTCGTTCTTCAGACTTTGAAATCAGCTCTCAGAATCTACCATTTGGAAAGAGATTCTGTGTCCCATTCTAAACCCCTGATCACCTGAGTATGCATGCTATATGCGAGTATGCATGCTATATGCATGATACCTGATGGTAGGGTTTGTTGTATATTGAGCCCATTTTTCGTTTTGTTCAttttagattcattttttatcagcTGCTCGCAGTCAACGTTGTGGGACTCTGAGCTGAGTTTTCCACATTATCAGAAAGATAAAGAAGTTGTTTTGATACTCTGCGGTATACATTACAATTGGTCAATCAAAAGCCACGATTGCTTTAATATTCCTATTGTTCTGCCAACGTAGACACTTTTTTCATAGCGCATATATGGCTGCAATTGTGTTTTCTTAATCTTCTGCCAAGATGCAGAAGATTATTCATTTGAACCGACAGCGAAATGGAGGATTTCCAGCGAACGATGACGACGATACACAGGATCTAGTAAATTCTGCGCGTCGTTGGAGTAGATCTGTAAGTTGCAGAACTAATCTGAGGCACGCTTGTTTGTCATGCTCGTTGTCGGTGACGGCTGCAacatctgacagtttcaagcgAGTCTAAATGAGTTTGATTTGTATACTGTTCATGTAGATGACATTATGACACAGCGGTGATTTTCCCCGCTGATCAGAAACAACGCTGTGTCTCATTTCCGAGTTTTATCAGGCACCTTTTAACACTCGCCTAGCATTACCCTAACACAGTTTGCCACCGAAAGGAAATGCTAAGCCGCTATcacattttgattgatttgatttttgcaTCGGTTCTACCGCGTACAGTGACGGTACCTCTATTGAACTATCTCTTTTCTTACCGTAATCAATATTTCCAATACGTTGTCTTTTTTAAGGATGAAGGTTCTTTCCAAATGAAGAAACGCGCTCGGCAAACTCTGAAGAACATGGGCAGTGAGAGAGCCGATAATTTAGGATGGCGCGATATGTGGACTATGGTGTCGGTGAAAGGAGGTATGACAGCACCTTTTTGGTTAAAGAAAATTCCAAATACATTTAGTTTTAGGTTATCTCCGTATTTTTACATTTCCTCTTGTTTTTAGGAAAGAAAATTGGAGAAAGTCACAGCAAGTCGCCGAGTTTATCAGAATGGGGAAAATCGACGAAGCTTAAAGTAGAGGTTCCTCTGAAATCTGTTGAAGGTAACGTTATTTATGTTATTGATATTCATTTGCGTTGCTAAAGATGGTGGATGACATAAACGTCGTCATCATATGGAAGAATCTTCTGACAAAGAAATCAGATAGTGTAACAACGACGTGCTTTTGCATTATATGAACATCAAAACACCGGcaatatcacttttattgATAGAACACTGAATAATTTATGACTGACAATTACTGGAGTGATATTTCATCTAATTTGCCATTATCATGCATGGAAACCTGGCTTGTACAGGCAGTTTATCGCTGTTATTTAATGTGATCTTCATTATATTGCTTTCAGAGAGCGAGTGCGACTGGCCGAATGATGAAATTAGTCGACGTAGAAGAGAGTTCTGTTCGAAGATTGAAGGCTATGGCAGCGTTTGTAGTTGTTTAGATCCAGCTCCGCTCGTGTTTAACCCCGACCCGGTAAGTACCGTAGAAATAGAAGTCCGTCGTAATAAGATACCGGCCAACTGAACGCATGCGCTATACTCGACTTTTTGCCCATCATCGAGATTTATAAACTACCATGGCAACTGTTGATGCTACACAAAGCAAATTGAATTAGGCAAAAAGCGAGATTAGGGTCGAACGAACGgtgaatgattttgtaataaatGTTATCTACGAATAAAACCATCAATCACCGGATGCCATTAAGAAACAATCCGTAATGAATCGGCTGCATAAAACATTTTCGATACAATAGAAGAATCAAAGGTCGACTGTGCACTTGTCCAGAGATTGATCGCATTATCCTTAACTTACCTTTTCAGCTGTCCAACagcaaaatatcaaacattccAGTCGCAGTTATAGCTAGTAATAGACCTCAGTATCTTTACAGGTTGGTATTATATATCGTATTGTTATTTTGTAGctaatatcaatatctatgTTTTCGCATTGTTTCAttcttgaaataaaaaaccaaaaaaattccCATATGATTACAGGTCGCTGAGATCTTTATTGTCTGCAAATGGAGCGAATCCGGGTATGGTATCAGTATTTATAGATGGTTATTATGAGgtaaataatttacatttgatatcaattttttctGCTTTCCTTTGTGTTCTATTCTATTGTTATTTCGTTTTGTTTATATTCTAGGAACCTTTGGCTGTAACTCGATTATTTGGTTTAAAAGGCATCCAGCATACCCCTCTGGGCGTGAAAAATGCCAGGGTCTCGCAGCACTATAAAGCCAGTCTGACGGCAACTTTTAATCTCCACCCAGTAAGTACAGCGTGACATTTTCATAACGGTTTCTCTTTTGAACCCTAGAAAAATCTCATAAATTGTCTATGTTTGCAGACAGCAAAGTATGCGATTGTAGTGGAGGAAGATTTAGACGTTTCACCAGATTTTTTTAGGTGAGTACACTTGAATATCTGCGGTGTAATTGAATTTCTGTCATCCTGAGTGTATTTATGGCTCGCACAGTAGACTGGGATAAACACGAACGAATATCTCTATTTCCAGTTACTTTAGTCAGACTATTCCGGTAATGGAAGAAGATAACACAGTGTTTTGTATCTCTGCGTGGAATGACCAGGTACTGAAATTACTCGGTACTGACCTTCATTAATTATGTATCCGCTCATATCCACCGGAACAATCATTCCGCATTAATCTTCATTTTAGGGCTATGAACATTCATGTAAGGATCCGGCATTGCTGTATCGTGTTGAAACAATGCCTGGTCTCGGTTGGCTACTCAAAAGAAGCGTTTACAAGGACGAATTAGAGCCAAACTGGCCAACTCCAGAAAAGGTAATTTTATAGCTATTTTGTAGCCAGAATATTTTACTgtaattttctataaaaatacaaaatacgaCGAAGTCCATATTGGACATCATTACATAATCGATACAAGGGTCTTATGTATATACGCTTGAAAGATGCTTAACTTACTGTGATTTATTCCGAGACGCTCTGACCGCTCATGTATGTATAATGTGTTATATTTTCAGCTGTGGGATTGGGATATGTGGATGAGAACGAACGAGGTTCGTAAAGGCAGGGAATGCATTATTCCCGATGTGTCTCGTACATATCACTTCGGATCGAAAGGATTGAATATGAATCCGTATTTTCAAGAACTGTATTTCAAGAAACACTCCTTCAACACATTGCCTCAAGTGAAATTAAAAGATGTCGAGAGGTACGTGCACTTGCATATCACATTATCAATGCCTCAGAGAATTGAACTTGAACATTGCAGCAAATTTGTTTTCAGTATGAGAAAAGACAAGTATGAAGATGTAATCAGTGGTCTCCTAAAGGAGGCAGTGGTGCTCAATCACGATGTATCTCCCTGTGATGATAGTTTTATTCCCGACACTAAGGTTTGTCAGTTTGATACCGGTATCTCTTCTTCTAAATCTCTGTGGATTACACAGTTGATATCACTGCTGACTAATCTGAGATTACTTCTGGGATATCTCTAAACATCTATTGTTTCTTTTCAAACTTGCAGGATAAAACTTATGTGATGTTTATACAAATGCTGAATCCAAAAGATTATACTACGTGGAAGCTTTTGGCAAAGGTaagaatagaaatgaaatatccaTCGTTTAACCAGTTTTgaattataattttcatctttGATCATTTCTGATTCTGTAGTGTCTCCGTTTATGGGATCTTGATGTTAGAGGTTTTCATAAAGTAAGTCTAAACCCAGAAATATACTACATTCTGACTTAGCttaattatatatatgatgaaaaaCCTATGTaatcatttatctttattttcagaatttgtgGCGATTTTATTTAAAAGGAAATCCGATCTTAGTTGTCGGAGCGCCAGCATCTCCATATTCGTAAGTACGACTGGCATCTCTTTTTTTGTGTATGCGGAATGATTTACGTTGTCATTGGATACATGAATCAACCCTGTGTTTCTTATCttcttttttcagaaaatatatgcCGAAGACGATTACTCCTGTTGtattgaaagaaataaaatcatagcATTTATGAgcgttttttttaaagaaatttttttcgaaGAAACCTTccgtgtgttctttaatttgtcatcaaattaaaaacatgACCATTTATCATCAGTTTTGTTAATACTCATTGTATTGCTACTGTGTAGCATATATACTGTTCTGCATTTACTGATTGGCTGGTTCCATGACGTTTATCTGCAACAATGAAAAAAAGAGTTCGTATAACTTCAGTGTAAATACGCttgtgaattaattaattgttCAATAATTGcaacatttaaacatttttatcGAGTCAATACAAAATTCctttttttcaatgattttagagTTAATGGAGTAGCGGATTAAAAAACGctgttaattttttcttttaattcctgtTTCGTTGAGGTTATGAATTACATTTGCTTCTGGGATTTATCTGAATGATTTTTAGCTAAATCTGAGTGTAGCTACTGGTTAGCTCACACATTTGAAATGTATTGTTCATACA is a window of Tubulanus polymorphus chromosome 2, tnTubPoly1.2, whole genome shotgun sequence DNA encoding:
- the LOC141898456 gene encoding protein O-linked-mannose beta-1,2-N-acetylglucosaminyltransferase 1-like; amino-acid sequence: MIEQFTNRRVIKKICQGGLVAMLLVTVIINIMFIVDTNRKLRNHTSKSDEGKKFDTKQAPRKIRQAFEQPKSLAVEVMSSRHVVSINVDGTTVVEDAERNTNRGVHVLVLNQATGSVMAQRVFDTYSAHEDDAMILFLNMISDGRILIFSIKDEGSFQMKKRARQTLKNMGSERADNLGWRDMWTMVSVKGGKKIGESHSKSPSLSEWGKSTKLKVEVPLKSVEESECDWPNDEISRRRREFCSKIEGYGSVCSCLDPAPLVFNPDPLSNSKISNIPVAVIASNRPQYLYRSLRSLLSANGANPGMVSVFIDGYYEEPLAVTRLFGLKGIQHTPLGVKNARVSQHYKASLTATFNLHPTAKYAIVVEEDLDVSPDFFSYFSQTIPVMEEDNTVFCISAWNDQGYEHSCKDPALLYRVETMPGLGWLLKRSVYKDELEPNWPTPEKLWDWDMWMRTNEVRKGRECIIPDVSRTYHFGSKGLNMNPYFQELYFKKHSFNTLPQVKLKDVESMRKDKYEDVISGLLKEAVVLNHDVSPCDDSFIPDTKDKTYVMFIQMLNPKDYTTWKLLAKCLRLWDLDVRGFHKNLWRFYLKGNPILVVGAPASPYSKYMPKTITPVVLKEIKS